A window of Juglans regia cultivar Chandler chromosome 7, Walnut 2.0, whole genome shotgun sequence contains these coding sequences:
- the LOC108995374 gene encoding E3 ubiquitin-protein ligase RNF185-like → MASGFGESTTSVPSQSSSLSGSNCNDAADFECNICFELAQDPIVTLCGHLFCWPCLYRWLHHHSQCQECPVCKALVQEEKLVPLYGRGKTQSDPRSKSFPGIDIPSRPAGQRPETAPPPQDANQFNFGNYGFGFMGGFMPMATARIGNFTLSTAFGGLIPSLFNIHFQGFPDATVYGQTSGFPYGFHTFHGGYAHRFHQPIVRGQQADNVLKSLFFLIGVFVIIALLCW, encoded by the coding sequence ATGGCAAGTGGATTTGGGGAGTCGACCACAAGCGTTCCATCGCAAAGCTCGTCTTTATCAGGCAGTAACTGCAATGACGCGGCTGATTTCGAATGCAATATCTGCTTCGAATTAGCTCAGGACCCAATTGTAACTCTTTGTGGCCACCTCTTCTGTTGGCCATGTCTATACAGATGGCTCCATCACCACTCTCAGTGCCAGGAATGCCCAGTTTGCAAGGCCCTAGTACAAGAGGAAAAGTTGGTTCCTCTCTATGGAAGGGGCAAAACACAGAGTGACCCGCGATCAAAGTCGTTTCCTGGTATTGATATTCCTAGCCGTCCGGCCGGTCAAAGACCCGAAACTGCTCCTCCTCCCCAGGATGCAAATCAGTTTAACTTCGGCAATTATGGGTTTGGATTTATGGGGGGTTTTATGCCTATGGCGACGGCTAGGATTGGTAACTTCACGCTTTCTACTGCCTTTGGTGGTCTGATTCCGTCACTATTCAATATTCATTTCCAAGGTTTCCCGGATGCTACTGTGTATGGGCAGACTTCTGGTTTTCCCTATGggtttcatacatttcatggaGGTTATGCTCATAGGTTCCACCAGCCAATAGTTCGGGGACAGCAGGCCGATAATGTTTTGAAGAGTCTCTTTTTTCTTATAGGTGTTTTTGTGATCATTGCTCTTCTTTGTTGGTAA